In Rhodanobacteraceae bacterium, the following proteins share a genomic window:
- a CDS encoding serine/threonine protein kinase: MPTSHSELRALVEQALELESAQERETLLAGWPDPALAAEARALLGLAARAAVLDRGAIGLAQRAETPELPERIGPYRVVGLLGSGGMGAVYHGVRDDGSFRKDVAIKVVRDVYSVEQRQRFERERELLARLEHPGIARVLDGGSTAGGQSWMAIERVVGLPLDEYVRAHGLGLRQRIELLLGVHAAVQFAHQNLIVHRDLKPANVLVDADGRPRLLDFGVAKLLGEVDHTQTAGRAPMTFAYAAPEQVRGEAITTATDVYALGVMLYELLTGDRPHKPRGENPLSLLQAITDTDATAPSIALAKLSRGTGEGIAATQLRGDLDTICLKALSRDPQRRYASVQAFADDLRAYLESRPISARRDSGSYRLGKWLRRNPMLASSLILLALSVAAGVWFSYRYARAANQEAERALAQLRATDALSQVLTGMFADASPYRSSRAGVTVENLLRLASQRAQTELQGEPDLRLNVQSDLALAVHFAVDSEQGLAQLKDLWGQAERDPTVAPEVRLRALLNLISAYDNAAKTGDSAELRPKVAAFRPEPEAGTLLWYRRQRALLDTTDYSADSIAALREFARQAGGFRESWKWETQAMVARYLRRAGRFDESDPLHEQLIAHYRASGERLALASVLRTSVYKAASSRHKVERIQEALDITVAELGADHPDTLLTRMNLIEARLATGEVDQVDGEFLALIEQQRRYRSEVTVATLVNYVRYLIDRRDFRRAAPFTKEALALAPGLKLNKDAPMALAPRLYALQVELGLGHLAEVAAELPALIEDARNAPPAYWRMLLLSAELQQRQGAHREALATALQALDALPPRPPEAPPTAHEGRVQCLLGDLHLTLGDRAQARASLERALDVDAAAPEPWVVWPARAQWLLAEALAGEPGQDERGAALREQAIARIARLTPPDDPWRQALMQAGAAAPRQADPR, translated from the coding sequence ATGCCCACCTCCCATAGCGAACTGCGGGCACTGGTCGAACAGGCGCTGGAACTTGAGAGCGCGCAGGAGCGCGAGACCCTGCTTGCCGGCTGGCCCGACCCGGCACTCGCCGCCGAGGCGCGCGCGTTGCTCGGCCTCGCCGCGCGTGCAGCGGTGCTGGATCGCGGTGCGATCGGATTGGCGCAACGCGCCGAGACGCCGGAATTGCCCGAGCGCATCGGCCCGTACCGGGTCGTCGGCCTGCTCGGCAGCGGCGGTATGGGCGCGGTCTACCATGGCGTGCGCGACGACGGCAGCTTCCGCAAGGACGTCGCCATCAAGGTGGTGCGCGATGTGTACTCGGTCGAGCAGCGCCAGCGTTTCGAGCGCGAGCGCGAACTGCTGGCCCGGTTGGAACACCCCGGCATCGCCCGCGTGCTCGACGGCGGCAGCACCGCCGGCGGACAGTCCTGGATGGCGATTGAGCGAGTGGTCGGCCTGCCGCTCGACGAATACGTGCGTGCCCATGGCCTGGGGCTGCGCCAGCGCATCGAATTGCTGCTCGGGGTTCACGCGGCGGTCCAGTTCGCGCACCAGAACCTGATCGTGCACCGCGACCTGAAACCGGCCAACGTGCTGGTGGATGCCGACGGGCGGCCGCGGTTGCTGGACTTCGGCGTGGCCAAGCTGCTCGGTGAGGTGGACCACACGCAGACCGCCGGGCGCGCACCGATGACCTTCGCGTACGCGGCGCCGGAACAGGTCCGCGGCGAGGCGATCACCACTGCCACCGATGTCTACGCCCTCGGCGTGATGCTATACGAGCTGCTGACGGGCGACCGGCCGCACAAACCCCGCGGCGAGAACCCGCTCAGCCTGCTGCAGGCGATCACCGACACCGATGCCACGGCGCCGAGCATTGCGCTGGCCAAGCTCAGTCGCGGCACCGGCGAGGGGATCGCCGCCACCCAGCTTCGTGGAGACCTGGACACGATCTGCCTGAAGGCGCTGAGCCGCGATCCGCAGCGGCGCTATGCCAGCGTCCAGGCCTTCGCCGACGACTTGCGCGCGTATCTTGAGAGCCGCCCGATCAGCGCGCGCCGCGACAGTGGCAGCTACCGCCTGGGCAAGTGGCTGCGGCGCAACCCGATGCTCGCCAGCAGCCTGATCCTGCTGGCGCTGAGCGTCGCCGCCGGCGTGTGGTTCAGCTATCGCTACGCCCGCGCAGCGAACCAGGAGGCCGAGCGCGCGCTGGCGCAATTGCGCGCCACCGATGCCCTGAGCCAGGTGCTGACCGGGATGTTCGCCGATGCCAGCCCCTACCGCAGCTCGCGCGCCGGCGTCACCGTGGAGAACCTGCTGCGGCTGGCCTCGCAGCGCGCACAGACCGAGTTGCAGGGCGAACCCGATCTGCGCCTCAACGTGCAGAGCGATCTGGCCCTGGCGGTGCACTTCGCGGTGGATTCGGAACAGGGTCTCGCCCAGCTCAAGGACCTGTGGGGACAGGCGGAGCGCGATCCGACGGTGGCTCCGGAGGTCAGGCTCCGGGCGCTGCTGAACCTCATCAGTGCCTACGACAATGCGGCCAAGACCGGCGACAGCGCCGAGCTGCGGCCCAAGGTCGCGGCCTTCCGGCCCGAGCCCGAAGCCGGCACGCTGCTGTGGTATCGCCGCCAGCGCGCGCTGCTGGACACCACCGACTACTCCGCCGATTCGATCGCCGCGCTGCGCGAGTTTGCGCGCCAGGCCGGCGGCTTCCGCGAGAGCTGGAAGTGGGAGACGCAGGCGATGGTTGCGCGCTACCTGCGCCGCGCCGGTCGCTTCGACGAATCCGACCCGCTGCACGAGCAGTTGATAGCCCACTACCGCGCATCTGGCGAACGCCTGGCGCTGGCCTCGGTGCTGCGCACCTCGGTGTACAAGGCAGCGTCCAGCCGCCACAAGGTCGAGCGCATCCAGGAGGCGCTCGACATCACCGTCGCCGAACTGGGGGCGGATCACCCGGATACCTTGCTCACGCGGATGAACCTGATCGAGGCGCGGCTCGCGACCGGCGAGGTCGATCAGGTCGATGGCGAGTTCCTCGCGCTGATCGAGCAGCAGCGGCGCTACCGCAGCGAGGTCACGGTCGCCACCCTGGTCAACTATGTGCGTTACCTGATCGACCGGCGCGATTTCCGCCGCGCGGCGCCATTCACCAAGGAAGCCCTGGCGCTCGCACCGGGCCTCAAGCTGAACAAGGACGCGCCGATGGCGCTGGCCCCGCGGCTCTACGCCCTGCAGGTGGAGCTGGGCCTGGGCCATCTGGCTGAGGTCGCGGCGGAGCTTCCGGCCCTGATCGAGGACGCCCGCAATGCGCCGCCGGCCTACTGGCGGATGCTGCTGCTGTCGGCCGAGCTGCAGCAGCGCCAGGGCGCTCACCGCGAGGCGCTGGCGACGGCGCTGCAAGCGCTGGATGCGCTCCCCCCGCGGCCGCCCGAAGCGCCGCCGACTGCGCATGAAGGGCGGGTGCAATGCCTGCTGGGGGACCTGCATCTGACGCTGGGCGACCGGGCGCAGGCACGTGCCAGCCTCGAGCGCGCGCTGGACGTCGATGCAGCCGCGCCCGAACCCTGGGTCGTGTGGCCGGCACGCGCGCAATGGCTGCTGGCTGAGGCGCTCGCCGGGGAGCCGGGCCAGGATGAGCGCGGGGCCGCGCTGCGCGAACAGGCGATCGCCCGCATCGCCCGGTTGACGCCGCCGGACGATCCCTGGCGCCAGGCGCTGATGCAAGCCGGCGCTGCAGCGCCGCGGCAGGCCGATCCGCGCTGA
- a CDS encoding sulfatase-like hydrolase/transferase — MGSIQRALAVALIILSISDATAQVPADRIFAGRFEQPRGIVLWIADDLGAISTPAYSDVYPASSYADLRVFDKICDSGVRFQNVWSSPMCTPTRGSILTGRYGFRTNLGGAQTTTANLQPDIRPAEAQWSLPNLIALYGNPQTQLASYGKWHLGVGPAIDGNCAPYTFGWDRYGGKIEGAQLDSYQNWEYHSALPPTQGGSPCSEGVETVTRYATARNVDDAIAFVQSIGDAPFVLWLAFNAPHSPWQIPPPLPGGLTPMWSVPTGNPRPDYLTWYNEVPECTDTACSTDISSNTPWFEAMASNMDFEFDRLMQALGAPSGSIPSDVLVIAIGDNGTDNRAMPTAVGGVPLNQGMPAKQTVYEQGVRVPLCAAGGGVNYSGNVTDPVNLVDLYATILEAAGVPENVWRAHVQQVAPGTRHDSQSLWPYLNGVRAPQPREVIYTEIFNFALATQSAAMSDGRYKYLRFVEDTVPPNLPKCFDLQDPANSPSETVDLLADGNPNNDGTCASLRLRMTNLVCSESYPGFPWTSWCD; from the coding sequence ATGGGCAGCATCCAACGTGCGCTCGCAGTAGCGCTGATCATCCTGAGCATTTCGGATGCGACGGCGCAGGTCCCGGCCGACCGGATCTTCGCCGGTCGCTTCGAACAACCGCGCGGCATCGTGTTGTGGATTGCCGACGATCTTGGCGCGATCAGTACACCGGCGTACAGCGATGTCTATCCCGCCAGCAGCTACGCCGACCTGCGCGTGTTCGACAAGATCTGCGACAGCGGCGTGCGCTTCCAGAACGTCTGGTCCAGCCCGATGTGCACCCCCACGCGCGGGTCCATCCTGACCGGGCGCTACGGATTCCGTACCAACCTGGGTGGGGCGCAGACCACCACCGCCAACCTGCAGCCCGACATTCGCCCGGCCGAGGCCCAGTGGAGCTTGCCCAATCTGATCGCGCTGTACGGCAATCCGCAGACGCAACTGGCGAGCTATGGCAAGTGGCACCTGGGCGTCGGGCCGGCAATCGACGGCAATTGCGCCCCATACACCTTCGGCTGGGACCGCTACGGCGGCAAGATCGAAGGCGCGCAACTCGATTCCTACCAGAACTGGGAGTACCACTCGGCGCTGCCGCCGACCCAGGGCGGAAGCCCCTGCAGCGAAGGGGTCGAGACCGTCACTCGATACGCCACCGCGCGCAATGTGGACGACGCCATCGCCTTCGTGCAATCGATCGGGGATGCGCCATTCGTACTCTGGCTGGCATTCAACGCACCCCATTCGCCATGGCAGATCCCACCACCGTTGCCTGGTGGACTGACACCGATGTGGTCGGTGCCGACGGGCAATCCTCGTCCGGATTACCTGACCTGGTACAACGAGGTCCCGGAGTGCACCGACACCGCCTGCAGCACCGACATCAGCAGCAATACACCCTGGTTCGAGGCGATGGCGTCGAACATGGACTTCGAGTTCGACCGGCTGATGCAGGCGCTCGGTGCGCCGAGCGGCAGCATTCCATCGGACGTGCTGGTGATTGCGATCGGCGACAACGGCACCGACAACCGGGCGATGCCGACGGCGGTCGGCGGGGTGCCGCTGAATCAAGGCATGCCGGCCAAGCAGACAGTTTACGAGCAAGGCGTGCGCGTCCCTCTGTGCGCTGCCGGCGGCGGAGTGAACTACTCGGGCAACGTCACCGATCCGGTCAATCTGGTCGATCTCTACGCCACCATCCTGGAGGCCGCGGGCGTGCCCGAAAACGTCTGGCGCGCCCACGTGCAGCAGGTCGCGCCGGGCACCCGGCACGACTCGCAGTCGCTGTGGCCCTATCTCAACGGCGTGCGCGCACCGCAGCCACGCGAGGTCATTTACACCGAGATCTTCAACTTCGCGCTGGCCACCCAGAGTGCGGCGATGAGCGATGGGCGCTACAAGTACCTGCGCTTCGTCGAGGACACGGTGCCACCCAACCTGCCGAAGTGCTTCGACCTGCAAGATCCGGCGAACTCGCCGTCCGAGACCGTGGACCTGCTGGCCGACGGCAACCCCAACAACGACGGCACCTGCGCCAGCCTGCGGCTGCGCATGACCAATCTCGTGTGCTCGGAAAGCTATCCTGGTTTCCCGTGGACCAGTTGGTGCGATTGA
- a CDS encoding carboxypeptidase regulatory-like domain-containing protein: MYARPTVVDSMRLVAGSLLVSLTLAARADVTGTVRNAEGTPVPGAVVSLPERPEIARTSTDAQGGFRLASPPPGSHRITAALPFDLDDARRYRIAVASVNVGPGGNGQIDLSLADVPASDNQTYLPIKAEPPGGCGDCHGEKLTQWRASMHAMAALDPWVLDLYDGSGTPGTGGNGYVYTATHDPGSTGTCAVCHAPTANPRDPAVVSLSAVTSASALEGVTCTACHQLAAVDGEVDALHLLGGARVFFPGVDGSSSTHDYVWGPLPDSAAPFMETMYAPWISDSRFCASCHEYKNPSTGAPGQRTYSEWLASAYAQPGPGFRSCQDCHMPQAAVAGTIADANRVGALQRPGEQIHQHGFAADASGNLAQALGLTVQVSAGAGLARVDVSLSNQGLGHAFPTGIGLRNALVVVRVRRNGVSLARSAGPVLPWWADDDVPGTQAGDLAGQPGLGLAKVLAGRINGQGAVVRPVLFVDAETVDEDSTLAPGASRAGRFDFLLGTATAGDTLEVEVEILYRRAWRSVAVAKGWTKRIDGKPWEERVRLHTSQLVLDTTAVDGIHANGFE; encoded by the coding sequence ATGTACGCACGCCCAACCGTAGTCGATTCGATGCGCCTGGTGGCCGGCAGCCTGCTGGTGAGCCTCACGCTGGCAGCCCGGGCCGACGTCACCGGCACCGTCCGCAACGCCGAAGGCACTCCGGTGCCGGGGGCGGTGGTCTCGTTGCCCGAGCGTCCCGAAATCGCGCGCACCAGCACGGATGCCCAGGGCGGTTTCCGCCTGGCCAGCCCGCCGCCCGGATCGCATCGGATCACCGCGGCCTTGCCCTTCGACCTGGACGACGCTCGCCGCTACCGGATCGCTGTCGCAAGCGTGAACGTCGGGCCCGGCGGCAACGGCCAGATCGATCTGTCGCTGGCGGACGTGCCCGCCAGCGACAACCAGACCTACCTGCCGATCAAGGCCGAGCCGCCCGGCGGCTGCGGCGACTGCCACGGCGAGAAACTCACGCAGTGGCGCGCATCCATGCACGCGATGGCCGCATTGGATCCCTGGGTGCTCGATCTCTACGACGGCAGCGGCACCCCGGGGACCGGGGGCAATGGCTACGTCTACACCGCCACCCACGATCCCGGCAGCACCGGCACTTGTGCGGTCTGCCACGCGCCCACCGCCAACCCACGCGATCCCGCGGTGGTGTCGCTGTCAGCAGTGACCTCCGCCAGTGCGCTCGAAGGCGTCACGTGCACCGCTTGCCACCAGTTGGCGGCCGTGGACGGCGAGGTGGACGCTTTGCACCTGCTGGGCGGCGCGCGTGTCTTCTTCCCTGGCGTCGACGGGAGCAGCAGCACGCACGACTATGTCTGGGGTCCGCTGCCGGACAGCGCCGCCCCGTTCATGGAAACGATGTATGCGCCGTGGATCTCGGACTCCCGCTTCTGCGCCAGTTGCCACGAGTACAAGAATCCGTCCACCGGCGCCCCCGGACAGCGCACCTACAGCGAGTGGCTGGCCTCTGCCTACGCCCAGCCGGGGCCTGGATTCCGTAGTTGCCAGGACTGCCACATGCCGCAGGCCGCCGTTGCGGGCACCATCGCCGATGCCAATCGCGTGGGCGCCTTGCAACGTCCTGGCGAGCAGATCCACCAGCACGGGTTCGCGGCCGATGCCAGCGGCAACCTGGCGCAGGCATTGGGCCTGACCGTCCAGGTGAGCGCCGGGGCCGGGTTGGCGCGCGTCGACGTTTCCCTGAGCAACCAGGGGCTCGGGCATGCGTTCCCGACCGGCATCGGCCTGCGCAACGCGCTGGTGGTGGTGCGTGTGCGCCGCAACGGAGTGTCGCTGGCGCGCAGCGCGGGACCGGTGCTGCCGTGGTGGGCGGACGACGATGTGCCGGGCACCCAGGCCGGCGATCTCGCCGGCCAGCCAGGCCTGGGTCTGGCCAAGGTGCTCGCCGGGCGCATCAACGGCCAGGGTGCGGTGGTGCGTCCGGTGCTGTTCGTGGATGCCGAGACGGTGGACGAGGACAGCACCCTGGCGCCCGGCGCAAGCCGCGCCGGACGTTTCGATTTCCTGCTCGGCACCGCCACGGCAGGCGACACCCTCGAGGTCGAAGTCGAGATCCTGTATCGACGGGCCTGGCGCTCGGTCGCCGTCGCCAAAGGCTGGACCAAGCGGATCGATGGCAAGCCCTGGGAAGAACGGGTGCGCCTGCACACCAGCCAACTGGTGCTCGACACGACCGCTGTCGACGGGATTCACGCCAATGGATTCGAATGA
- a CDS encoding EAL domain-containing protein, producing MDSNDWPQLPDAPADIDSPQLRIASSPVALQPIRHVRSVLEGNDLAQSPMWFEALLRPSDLGEHPDVASYIQQHLADRDEMLIDAAAVEACEDIALGLDKCCRLGINVFATSLECRAFYKQFLLPRLQRMADHVEICLELSKLTEVGDWLALERSLTQLRGAGIRIALDDPGADCCHLHLLGKGLIDVVKLDARRALDIDRCERSRTRVRHLLADCKETGSTLVLVGVERLHTLSVADALGVPWAQGHALGCPRRYVVPPR from the coding sequence ATGGATTCGAATGACTGGCCGCAGCTGCCCGATGCGCCGGCCGATATCGACAGCCCCCAACTGCGCATCGCATCCAGCCCGGTCGCGCTGCAGCCCATCCGGCATGTACGTTCGGTGCTGGAAGGCAACGACCTGGCGCAGTCTCCAATGTGGTTCGAAGCGCTGTTGCGGCCATCGGATCTCGGTGAACATCCAGACGTCGCCAGCTACATCCAGCAGCACCTGGCTGACCGGGACGAAATGTTGATCGATGCAGCAGCAGTGGAGGCCTGCGAAGACATCGCCTTGGGTCTGGACAAGTGTTGTCGCCTCGGCATCAACGTGTTTGCCACGTCGCTGGAGTGCCGGGCCTTCTACAAGCAATTCCTCCTGCCACGACTGCAACGGATGGCCGATCACGTCGAGATCTGCCTGGAGCTGTCCAAGCTGACCGAAGTAGGCGATTGGTTGGCGCTGGAACGCAGCCTCACCCAGCTGCGCGGCGCCGGTATCCGGATAGCGCTGGATGATCCGGGCGCGGACTGCTGCCATTTGCACCTGCTCGGCAAGGGCCTGATCGATGTGGTCAAACTCGATGCCCGGCGCGCGCTCGACATCGATCGCTGCGAGCGCTCGCGGACGCGAGTGCGCCATTTGCTGGCCGATTGCAAGGAAACCGGCAGCACTCTGGTGCTGGTCGGTGTGGAACGCTTGCACACCCTGAGCGTGGCCGATGCACTCGGTGTCCCCTGGGCCCAGGGCCATGCACTCGGATGTCCGCGTCGGTACGTCGTACCGCCGCGCTGA
- a CDS encoding tail fiber domain-containing protein: protein MKNTLLFVALLAAATMSHAASYTYRGSLQDGGKPADGQYDVQLSVTDANQRALAAPVTLYGVKVSKGQFSAEVEFGVDLAQYAQVQLHAAVRQGNGAFEALDRPTEVDLKNTQGAMCWEVGGNTGIPSGAAAGTNAVTDSPIMALRSRGDDILYVRGTSGGIEQNGSTANGTGAAAWIGSTANGPGSFTVGTGLTTANANNSVVFADGTAGTFQSASPNQFMVRADGGVMFNTGTFAANDDLVIATRPSSGDADVDLVLRTRSGKIGRFYVKDSDNAFTLSVQPTGANFLETTANGAKLTAGGSWTNGSSRLFKQGFAAIDPSEVLSKVVSLPITRWTYRNSTSEGEHIGPMAEDFHAAFRTGEDEQHIATVDADGVALAAIQGLNAKLEAENAELKARLAAIEAQLGLAR from the coding sequence ATGAAAAACACGCTGCTGTTCGTCGCCCTGCTCGCCGCCGCAACCATGAGCCACGCTGCGAGCTACACCTACCGCGGTTCTCTGCAAGACGGCGGCAAGCCCGCCGATGGCCAGTACGACGTGCAATTGAGCGTCACCGACGCCAATCAGCGTGCATTGGCTGCCCCGGTCACCCTGTATGGCGTGAAGGTCAGCAAAGGCCAGTTCTCGGCCGAGGTCGAGTTCGGCGTCGACCTGGCGCAGTACGCCCAGGTGCAGTTGCACGCCGCGGTACGCCAGGGCAATGGCGCATTCGAGGCGCTCGACCGGCCGACCGAGGTCGACCTCAAGAACACGCAGGGCGCCATGTGCTGGGAAGTCGGCGGCAACACCGGCATCCCGAGCGGGGCCGCAGCCGGCACCAATGCCGTCACCGACTCTCCGATCATGGCGCTGCGCTCCCGCGGCGATGACATCCTGTACGTGCGCGGCACCTCAGGCGGCATCGAGCAGAACGGTTCGACCGCGAACGGTACCGGTGCCGCGGCCTGGATCGGCTCCACCGCGAACGGCCCCGGCAGCTTCACGGTGGGCACTGGCCTGACCACCGCAAACGCCAACAATTCGGTGGTGTTTGCCGATGGCACTGCCGGCACCTTCCAGTCAGCGTCGCCGAACCAGTTCATGGTCCGTGCCGATGGTGGCGTCATGTTCAATACCGGCACTTTTGCGGCCAACGACGACCTGGTGATTGCGACGCGCCCGAGCAGCGGCGATGCGGATGTGGACCTCGTTCTGCGCACACGCAGCGGCAAGATTGGCCGCTTCTACGTCAAGGACAGCGACAATGCTTTCACCCTGTCCGTCCAGCCCACCGGCGCGAACTTCCTGGAAACCACAGCCAACGGCGCCAAACTTACTGCTGGCGGAAGCTGGACCAATGGTTCCTCGCGCTTGTTCAAGCAGGGTTTTGCGGCCATCGATCCGAGCGAAGTGCTGAGCAAGGTGGTCTCTCTCCCGATCACGCGCTGGACCTACCGCAACTCCACTTCGGAAGGCGAGCACATCGGCCCGATGGCCGAGGACTTCCATGCCGCGTTCAGGACTGGCGAGGACGAGCAGCACATCGCCACGGTGGATGCCGACGGCGTTGCGCTCGCCGCGATTCAGGGCCTGAACGCAAAGCTCGAAGCCGAGAACGCTGAACTGAAGGCACGCCTCGCCGCGATCGAAGCCCAACTGGGTTTGGCACGGTGA
- a CDS encoding FAD-dependent oxidoreductase yields the protein MPRNSRYDILFEPVQIGPVRTSNRFYQVPHCNGMGHLMPAAHAAMREVKAEGGWAVVSTEECEIHPSGDLTPSIEARLWEDGDIPALALMCEAVHRHGALAAIELTHNGPTATNLYSREVALAPSHQPLKYGHPHQARAMTKRDIADYRRWHRNAALRAKRAGFDIVYVYAAHDLSLAMHFLQRRRNQRTDDYGGSLENRLRLLREVLVDTREAVGDRCAVALRFAVEEFLGPAGVSVDGEAKEIVQQLAELPDLWDVNIAAWYMDSRTSRFAGEGAQRPFTEWVKRITGKPVVGVGRFTSPDTMVRMVREGVLDLIGAARPSIADPYLPRKIDEGREDEIRECIGCNICTTGDMLGAPIRCTQNPTMGEEWRKGWHPERIPSLAGSHAGARVLVVGAGPAGLEAARALGQRGAEVILAEADSTLGGRVSRESRLPGLAEWARVRDWRVGQLQRMPNVSIYPGNRLSAQEVLDFGCANVVIATGARWRRDGYGRSNDLPIPGFERAHVYTPDDLFAGAEPPGPVLLYDDDGFYLASVLAEWLRARGREVILLTPEDVVAPWTVNNLEYRHIQKRLRQLDVRLVTSHALLEFAGDHARIGCAWTGREQRIECASVVTVTARLPQDALYQELAAREAEWADHGIARVDAIGDAHAPGLIVHAVYAGHRYAREFDDPRSREERADGVAFRRQRPRE from the coding sequence ATGCCGCGCAATTCCCGTTACGACATCCTGTTCGAGCCGGTCCAGATCGGCCCGGTGCGCACCAGTAACCGCTTCTACCAGGTGCCGCACTGCAACGGCATGGGGCACCTGATGCCGGCCGCGCACGCGGCGATGCGCGAGGTCAAGGCCGAAGGCGGCTGGGCGGTGGTCAGCACCGAGGAGTGCGAGATCCACCCCTCGGGCGATCTGACCCCGTCGATCGAAGCGCGCCTGTGGGAGGACGGCGACATCCCTGCGCTGGCGCTGATGTGCGAGGCGGTGCATCGCCACGGCGCGCTGGCTGCGATCGAACTCACCCACAACGGCCCCACGGCGACCAATCTCTATTCGCGCGAGGTGGCGCTGGCGCCCTCGCACCAGCCGCTGAAGTACGGCCATCCGCACCAGGCGCGCGCGATGACCAAGCGCGACATCGCCGACTACCGCCGCTGGCACCGCAACGCGGCGCTGCGCGCGAAGCGGGCCGGCTTCGACATCGTCTACGTCTACGCCGCGCACGACCTGTCGCTGGCGATGCACTTCCTGCAGCGCCGGCGCAACCAGCGCACGGACGACTACGGCGGCTCGCTGGAGAATCGCCTGCGCCTGCTGCGTGAGGTGCTGGTCGACACGCGCGAGGCGGTCGGCGACCGCTGCGCGGTGGCGCTGCGCTTCGCGGTCGAGGAGTTCCTCGGGCCGGCCGGCGTCTCGGTCGACGGCGAGGCCAAGGAGATCGTGCAGCAACTGGCCGAGCTGCCGGACCTGTGGGACGTCAACATCGCCGCCTGGTACATGGATTCGCGGACCTCGCGCTTCGCCGGCGAGGGCGCACAGCGGCCGTTCACCGAGTGGGTCAAGCGCATCACCGGCAAACCGGTGGTCGGTGTCGGCCGCTTCACCTCGCCGGACACCATGGTGCGCATGGTCCGCGAGGGCGTGCTCGATCTGATCGGCGCCGCGCGGCCATCGATTGCCGATCCCTACCTGCCGCGCAAGATCGACGAGGGCCGCGAGGACGAAATCCGCGAGTGCATCGGCTGCAACATCTGCACCACCGGAGACATGCTCGGCGCGCCGATCCGCTGCACCCAGAACCCGACCATGGGCGAGGAATGGCGCAAGGGTTGGCACCCCGAGCGCATCCCGTCGCTCGCAGGCAGCCACGCCGGCGCGCGCGTGCTCGTCGTCGGCGCCGGGCCGGCGGGCCTGGAGGCCGCACGCGCGCTCGGCCAGCGCGGCGCCGAGGTGATCCTGGCGGAGGCCGACAGCACGCTCGGCGGCCGCGTCAGCCGAGAATCACGGCTGCCCGGCCTGGCCGAATGGGCGCGCGTGCGCGACTGGCGCGTCGGCCAGCTGCAACGGATGCCCAATGTGTCGATCTACCCCGGTAACCGCCTCAGCGCGCAGGAGGTGCTCGATTTCGGCTGCGCCAACGTGGTCATCGCCACCGGCGCGCGCTGGCGTCGCGACGGCTACGGGCGCAGCAATGATCTGCCGATCCCGGGCTTCGAGCGCGCCCACGTCTACACCCCGGACGATCTGTTCGCCGGCGCCGAGCCGCCCGGCCCGGTGCTGCTCTACGACGACGATGGCTTCTACCTCGCCAGCGTGCTCGCCGAGTGGCTGCGCGCGCGTGGCCGCGAGGTGATCCTGCTGACGCCCGAGGATGTCGTGGCGCCGTGGACCGTCAACAACCTCGAATACCGCCACATCCAGAAGCGCCTGCGCCAGCTCGACGTGCGCCTGGTCACATCGCACGCGCTGCTCGAATTCGCCGGCGACCACGCGCGCATCGGATGCGCCTGGACCGGCCGCGAGCAGCGCATCGAATGCGCCAGCGTGGTGACCGTCACCGCGCGTCTGCCGCAGGATGCGCTGTACCAGGAACTCGCCGCGCGCGAGGCCGAATGGGCCGATCACGGCATCGCGCGGGTCGACGCCATCGGCGATGCCCACGCGCCCGGCTTGATCGTGCACGCGGTCTACGCCGGCCACCGCTACGCGCGTGAATTCGATGACCCGCGCAGCCGCGAGGAGCGGGCGGACGGTGTGGCGTTCCGGCGGCAGCGGCCGCGCGAATGA